A single window of Symphalangus syndactylus isolate Jambi chromosome 4, NHGRI_mSymSyn1-v2.1_pri, whole genome shotgun sequence DNA harbors:
- the LOC129480824 gene encoding zinc finger protein 141-like isoform X2: MLRRYGKCRHENLQIRKPCKSLNASKVQEGGYNGLNQCLSITQSTILQCNTCVKVFRKFSNSNRLRRRHTGKKPFKCKECGQFFHRFSHLRQHEIIHTEEKPYQSEECGKDFKQSSGLTIHERIHTKERPYKSEECDKTFKQSSKLNKHKKIYPGDTTYKCEECGKVFSFSSTLTQHNIVHTEDKPYKCEECGKAFKQSSKLNELKRNHTGEKPYKCEACSKAF; encoded by the coding sequence ATGCTCAGAAGATATGGGAAATGTAGACATGAgaatttacaaataagaaaaccctGTAAAAGTTTGAATGCATCTAAGGTGCAGGAAGGAGGTTATAATGGACTTAACCAATGTTTGTCGATTACTCAGAGCACAATACTTCAATGTAATACATGTGTGAAAGTCTTTAGGaaattttcaaattcaaataGACTTAGGAGAAGACATACTGGAAAGAAACCTTTCAAGTGTAAAGAATGTGGCCAGTTCTTTCACAGGTTCTCACACCTAAGACAACATGAGATAATTCATACTGAAGAGAAACCCTACCAaagtgaagaatgtggcaaagattTTAAGCAGTCTTCAGGTCTTACTATACATGAGAGAATTCATACTAAAGAGAGACCCTACAAGAGTGAAGAATGTGACAAAACCTTTAAACAATCTTCAAAACtgaataaacataagaaaatttatCCTGGAGATACaacctacaaatgtgaagaatgtggcaaagtcttttccttttcctcaaccCTTACTCAACATAACATAGTTCATACTGAAGacaaaccctacaaatgtgaagaatgtggcaaagcctttaaacaATCCTCAAAACTGAATGAACTTAAGAGAaatcatactggagagaaaccctacaaatgtgaagcaTGTAGCAAAGCTTTTTAA
- the LOC129480824 gene encoding putative zinc finger protein 66 isoform X1, with product MLCSHFTQDLWLDQNIKNSFQKVMLRRYGKCRHENLQIRKPCKSLNASKVQEGGYNGLNQCLSITQSTILQCNTCVKVFRKFSNSNRLRRRHTGKKPFKCKECGQFFHRFSHLRQHEIIHTEEKPYQSEECGKDFKQSSGLTIHERIHTKERPYKSEECDKTFKQSSKLNKHKKIYPGDTTYKCEECGKVFSFSSTLTQHNIVHTEDKPYKCEECGKAFKQSSKLNELKRNHTGEKPYKCEACSKAF from the coding sequence ctgTGTTCTCATTTCACCCAAGACCTTTGGCTAGATCAGAACataaaaaattcatttcaaaaagTGATGCTCAGAAGATATGGGAAATGTAGACATGAgaatttacaaataagaaaaccctGTAAAAGTTTGAATGCATCTAAGGTGCAGGAAGGAGGTTATAATGGACTTAACCAATGTTTGTCGATTACTCAGAGCACAATACTTCAATGTAATACATGTGTGAAAGTCTTTAGGaaattttcaaattcaaataGACTTAGGAGAAGACATACTGGAAAGAAACCTTTCAAGTGTAAAGAATGTGGCCAGTTCTTTCACAGGTTCTCACACCTAAGACAACATGAGATAATTCATACTGAAGAGAAACCCTACCAaagtgaagaatgtggcaaagattTTAAGCAGTCTTCAGGTCTTACTATACATGAGAGAATTCATACTAAAGAGAGACCCTACAAGAGTGAAGAATGTGACAAAACCTTTAAACAATCTTCAAAACtgaataaacataagaaaatttatCCTGGAGATACaacctacaaatgtgaagaatgtggcaaagtcttttccttttcctcaaccCTTACTCAACATAACATAGTTCATACTGAAGacaaaccctacaaatgtgaagaatgtggcaaagcctttaaacaATCCTCAAAACTGAATGAACTTAAGAGAaatcatactggagagaaaccctacaaatgtgaagcaTGTAGCAAAGCTTTTTAA